Part of the Quercus robur chromosome 5, dhQueRobu3.1, whole genome shotgun sequence genome, AATGAAATGGCTTATGCTGAAGATGAGGTgttatcatcaataaattaggGCTATACTAGGATCAAAGAATCCTGTAGGCAgaacaaatacttttttttttttttttgataggtaagaaaaattTGTATTGAAAAGAAACTACTCCATCAAATAcattaaaaagagagaataatagGGTGGGTGGCAAAGCCGTTATGGCAATATGCATAGGTTTTAGTACAACAGTGTGTCTATATGTAatatgcatgcatgcatgcatgtgtgtgtgtattgaaaaagaatattttagaaaactGGGCAAAATGGTTTAGTTGCTTGACAGAATCAAAGGACTACATAAGAAACATGACAATAAGACTACCATAAATTTAGTGAGGATGTTGAGATGTCAATTCGcaacacaaataaattgtgcATCTGTGAAAAGTTAAAGCCTTGGAGTCTCATTTTACTTTCTTAGAAACAAGAGGAGACATCTAGGCTAGAGGGCTTGGTCTTTTGCAGCAAGTCAGCAAGAACCAATGATAAGGCAACTAAATGAATTACTATAATTCAAGTCGAAGACACCATAAAGTTGATTGGAAGCCCAAAAAGAATTTGGTGGAGGCCAAAAAGAATTTTGGGTTATTAGTTTCTAAACTTCCGATGACATATTTGGGTCTACCTGCAGGATCCACCTTCAAAGAGAAGGCTGTGTGGAATTCACTGCTTGAGAAAATGGAACAACGGCTGGAAAAGAATGTCTCTCTCCATGGGAGGCCGAGTGACACTAATAAAGAGCACTTTATCTAACCTCCCAACATATTATTCCTATTTCCTATTCCCATGGGGGTTGATTGTCATATAGAGAAGCTACTGTGGGATTATTTATGGAGTGGAATTACTGATGAGTTCAAGTAACATTTAGTTAGTTGGAGCTGTGTGTGTGAGCCCCTTCAAAATGACGGTTTGGGTATTAGAAATTTAGTCTTGTTCAATCAGGCGTTGTTGGGGAAGTGGATCTGGAGGTATGCAACTGACAAAGGGGCTCTCTAGAGGAGGGTGGTGCAACACAAAGGTCTGTATGGGGTTAGCCTTTGGAATTTATTAAAGGGGTGGGAGGGTTTCCACCAGTTCACCTGTTTCAAGGTAGGCAATGGCTCTTCTATTAAGTTTTAACATGACTCTTGGTGTTACAGACCACCTTTACGATATAGATTCCTGGAACTATTCAATATCATGAGAGAACAGGATGCTGTGCTGACAGATCATTTGACTAATGTTGGTGACAACTACCACTAGGATATAGGCTTTGTTAGACTggttctaataaaatttttcattacttatataaaaaaaagcttTGTTAGACTGGTTCATGTCTGGGAACTGAGTTTGTTGCCTCTTTCATGGATTTGCTTTATTTAGGGTTGATAAGGCAGGTTGAGTTGGATACTCTATGTTGGAATCCTTCTCCACTGAATGTCTTTGAGGTTAAATCCTATTATAAGATGTTACATTCTACACCTCATTTGTCTCTTCCTTGGTGTTGCATGTGGAAGCCTAAAGTTTCTTCTAAGGTCTGTTTCTTCATTTGGGATAGCAGCTTTGGGGAGAATTGTTACTGTTGATAACCTAGGGAAGCGTCAAATAATCATTAGACTGGTTTTGTATGTGTAAGGGGGATGGGGAGATTACTAATCACCTTCTCCTCCATTGCTTAGTTTCTTGGggacctttttttttgataagttacaatattattaaaacaaagaatgtAGTTCTCCAACGTCCAAATACAACATAAAAGTTTCTTGGGGACTGTGGAACATGGTATTATCTCTTTTCAGTTTTGAATAAGTTATGCCTAAGGGTGTTGTGGAGCTTTTAGCAAGCTGGCAAGCAAGTTTGGTAGGATGCATAGTGTGGCAATTTGGAGAATAATCCACCATTGTATCATTTGGAGCATTGGTGAGAGCAGACAGCTAAGAGTCCTGGACGATTGAAGGATATGAAAATTCTGTCTCTGATCTGAAGCTTTTATTCCTCAATATTTTGTTTGAATGGATAAATGCTTTGGGTTTGTTgtcatttgttttttgtttgagatGCTTGATAGTTGTACTTCACTGCTTGATGTTGCTGTACCTATTGTACACATCCTATGTACATGGGCTTTGCCTATTTTCACTTAATTGTGATCTTCCTTACCTTAATCTTCCGTGGCCTCtccaaatttttaattaggGCGATCTCCTTTTGACcctaatgatatatatatatatatataatttggtgTAGGTTGAGaaacttaagaaaaaattatttcttgaaTGATAACACCAACAAATTCAAGGTCTTAAACAAAACTCTAATgaagaaaattattgttttggtGAAAAAGAGTTATAAAGCTGCTCAATCAATTTGATAAGACTCTGTTGAATTGATTTGCATGGAGTGGCATCTTGCCTGTTGATTTCCTTATATTGCTTTATGTTTGCACCTATTTTCTCATATTTAGTATGACAACTTAAGCAGAATTCCTATTAAGAAGGTTATTgtgttggtaaaaaaaattaatggagttgtccctaattaatttgataAGATTTTGTCGAGTTGATTAGCATGGAGTTCCAGACTGTCCTTAATTAACTAGCTATATAATTCATCATAAGCTTTACATTTGGCGACATACTTTTTTGCTTCCCTTCTCACACTTATTTTCATAAGCAACATGCTCTCTACATCTAAGTAGGCTTCTATAGTTCTCTCTCTTTAATCTAATTGCTACTTGAACCTCCTTATTCTATCTCCAAGTTTCCTTAGTTGGTTACCCACATCCTTTATATTCTTTAAGTACATCTTTAGCCATATTGAGTGATTAAATTGTACGCTGGCTGTCAACCTATTGTAATCCTCCTTTTTCTGGGCTTGGAACTGGTggtaaacaaaatatatgacaGTAAGCACAAACAGAGCTGGAGTTATCACTTGATCTAGCCCTGGAAAGAAATTAAGGCCTTCTTTCTGGCTGGCAATAAGTTGACATGACCTCAGGTATGTTGCCTGTACATCACCTGACACAATCTCTTTGTATGAGGCACACCGCACCCggccccccccacccccctcccccacacaaaaaaagatGGATAGCAATGTTATCCTAGTGAGTTGGTGTTGAACATTTAAATGTAGTGTTAAATCTGTTGATCATCTGTCCGTTGCTCTATTGCAAGGGAGTTgtggttctttttattttattgcattgGAAGTGATGCCTAAGAAGGTGGTCATTTTGTAATTCAGTTGGAAAAGGTTGCTTGGAAAGCATGATAAAAGCTTTATTTGGAATGAAGCTCTTTTTGCCATAATGAACTTGTAGTGGTTTTGGGTTGTCTGCTATTGATATTGGCAGGgcttctattctttcttttgtagATCTTTTAACCTCAGACTGTAATTCTTTAGGGGGTCCTCTTTTATACTCCCTGTGTACTTGagtttcttctctttcttctagTAAAAGAATTATCCTTCTCGATATTGCTTCTTATTCCAGCTGAGTGATACTTGCACCATTCATTAAGATGAAGCTTGTATACTAATGCATAATCAAGAAAGGAAgtcatatttttcctttctgtatgttacattttttcttttggcattGAGTTTATCATAGCTGTCAATGGTCTGTCAATACTTCATTACCAACCAGGCATTTATTCAGACCTTTGCATTGGTTGTTTGTGTTGGGTATGCTTGccttaaattttgttcttgGAGCTGCTTCTAACTTTTGTTGTCTTCCCCCCTGCCCCCAATTTTCCCTGCACTccctttccctctccttttCAGGTTATTATTCCACATGGAGAACCAGTTACCGTTGAAACTTTTCTGGCATGGAGAGAAAGGTTTGAAGCAGAGTTGGCACTAGAACGAGCCAAGTAAGTCCTCTTGGtagattttcattttcctttttggacCATGGATTCATTTTCGTACCTCAGGTGTTTTCATTTATGAGAGGCATATTTCATTTTATGCATTCCCTGAATAAATGTCCTTTGTGGCTGTGCGTAATAGATAAATGACATTTGTAGATGTGGGAAGGATAAATGTACAAACTCAAGAATCTGTGTTCTTGGAAATTTCAACCTTGCTTTTGATATCCTTTCCTAGTATTACCCTAGTTATTATGTATAGCATGAGTTCAACCTCCCATTTGATGTCCAATTCTTGTATCATTACCTATCAAGTTCAAAAACATCGGTGCCGTagttattatatttaattttatgacAACAAATGTGCACGAATTTTCAGGTTAATGCCTGAGTCTGCACTTACTGCACCTAAGGAAAAGAGGCTCTCAGGAAGACAGTGGTTTGAAAGTGGAAGAGGTTCTGCGGTATGTTACCTAACTGACTATGAACCCCTCTTATCTATGGATACCTTAACGTAATATTCTCCATGCTCAGGAGTCAATAGCATTGCAGAAGAAAAGCTCATGGAGACTCCCTCTAAAAACTTGgcttaatttataaataatgaaTAATTAAAGTGACCTTTTTCTCTTTCACAGAGAGGTCCAGTTGCGGTTGCTGAAGGATCTGATGTGGAAGATGAGGAAGATATTGactttgatgatgatgatttcgAAGGTGATTCTCCCTCTCCATATTCATGTGTTGATGATTTGATGACCATGGCCAGATTTATCTTTTGCAAATATGTATGAGTTTGATAAGCCTTGTACGCTAAGTCTGACAAAGAatccattttctctcttttgtttggcagatgatgaagaagatatGCTTGAGCACTATCTGGCAGAGAAATCTGAGTCACCCTCTCATTCATAGATGAGAGCCATCTAAACAATGCATACGGAGAACTCTTCAGCATGGATCCATTTGTATCATTTTTTGTCGTACGTATTTTTGGCTTGTTTGTCTTGCCAGGAAATTTAGTTCTAGTAATTGTGATGCCATTTAGTAAAGTAGTGAGGATGAggtattattgtaattttaaaaCATTGTATTCCATTAATGAAGCCCCAGATGGCCATGATAGATTTTGGACATATGCATGCTGTCATGCACTATGCTCATTTGAACTATACTGTGCTTTTAGGAGAGAAAAGTGAGTTAGGTTATTGGTAATCAACAATCCTTAAGTATCTAAAAATGAGATCATTCTTTCATTAGCCCCCTTAAGCTTAAGGTGTCATGTGGAGAGAGGAATAATCGTACTTTTAATGGAATGGAAATTTCAATTGTTGAGatgaaatttcttctttttgtgaTCATGGTCTTATTGGTCTTGCACTTGGGAATTATCCAAATTAGTTTGTAGATTTTATTGGCTCTCTTTGATTGTAATTCGTATTTAATGTATTTCTTCTAAGAGAACTGTGTTCACATAGTACATAATGTCTTTcctattaataaaagttatcaGATTAAAGTATACTTTTGGCCTTTAAAGTTTGAAGTTATTCTCATTTAGCCCCTTTgggttttaaaatttcatttagcCCTTTATGTTTGATTCATTTTTATATTAGCCctttatgttttgaaaattttattttgactcttaacgttttgatttaattttctgTTTGGCCTTtgatgtttgaaaattttcattctcatgaaagactaaaataaattgtcagaatgaaaattatgaaacGTAAAAGgccaaacaaaaaattgaatcaaataTGAATGGTTAAAACGAAAATTTGAAATGTAAGGGGTTAATCTGAAAATGGAATCAGACATGAAGAGCAAAAATTTGATATGTAAagggtcaaaatgaaaataatcccGAACTCAAAAAGCCAAGAATATAATTTAGcaagttgttattattattattagcttGAAAGTTTTTGTCCTGATTAATAGCTTCAATGAATGGTTTATATTCATGCAtgcttgatttttctttttggtgatgaaactattttaataattgaaaacaaagaagaaacacAACCCCATATAACATTACGGCACTGGAATCCCAATCTGCTACTCTATACAAGGTTCAAACCACTATAGTCTATAGACACCAAACAAAGAAGCCTTTCTTGCTAAGTGCCTAAGTACACTTCCAGGGATCTCCCATTTTCCATAAAGCTATATTCACCTCTGATTTATTGTTGCTGTCTCTATCGCAGATTTTGGTTTTAACTTCCCATTTGATCATTTGAATCATCCTGTCTTCACTTTGAATTTGGCCTCAATGAATTTTAACGTTTCTCTGGTAAATAAGATAGATTGTTGCTACCCAGACAAGTTTGCACAATAAAGACTTCAAGCTCCTTTTCAAGCTAATTAGACCCCATTTCTCCAAACTACTAAGTAATTCTAGGATTATCAATTAAACATCTCATAGCTTCTCTCTATATCCtacatatatgtttttaatCAATTACAAGTAAGCTATTACTATAGCATTTGCATAGTTAGCTTCAAGTTTGATTGCTAAAGAATATGAACTCAAACCTATAAACAATGTGTTACTTTATGGTTAGGACTACTTGATTTTCCTCCCATTTACGTCATGTATCTTGGGTTCAATATGCTTAAAATGCTTGTTTAAGGATTAAGATGAATGCGAGTTGCATTTGAAGACTTTGAGGCATCCCATACTAGTGGCTTAGTACACGAAGTTGTAGGCTTAAAATAATAGTAGTAGACTAGTAGAAACTGGTAACTAGTAAAcataattgttatatatatatacttcttccccctccccctcccccccccccccccccccccaaaaaaaagatgCTGCTTGCTGCTTTTGATAAAATTGATTCCTAATGATTATGGTCACTTTGTTACTTTCGGCACAAAATGCCAAAATGGTGAAGACTGGTTCTTTGAACTGAAGTTCCGGACTCTACTCCTGCTGTCTTGAGTTGAAAGGTGAAAAGTTATTGTTTAACGTTACTGTTCACtgttactatatatatatatgagaaatgctaataagtgccctaagggcactcgttaagaatccaattaaagaaagtttttatggaaaaagaaaaaaaaaaaaacaattaatgttttaacagcttttttcatttcccataaaagtgatgtcaaaactttcctaaaatggattcttaaccagtgctcttagggcactcgttagcataaccctatatatatatatatatatatatatatatatatatagcctccATAGTTACAGAGTGGCTATTTATAGGCCATGGACTTCAAACTAACTTAACTACAATTTACAATGAGTTATGTCCGCTTATGCATGAGATAGTGGGGGCCTGGTTTATGGTGACAAGTGCATCTGACATGCATGGATAAATCCGAATGAAGCTGCTTCAAGATGTTTCAGggaccttttttatttatttatttttttaaagtgttgAACATACTTAGTCTCATCCGTCTCTTCCTTTGAACCATCCTTCATCGAcattagtgtgtgtgtgtgtctctctatatatatatttatgctCAATTTCACAAACCTTAATCGGTTAATCCAACTATCGAAGCCTTTCATAATACTTCACTTTAATGCTTGTATATTGATCTTTGCCATTTCGAAAAAGTAACCCTTTAAATTAGAAGACCCTAAGAGGTACGAGATGTATTATGAATTAACTTTAGGAGTTCCTAAGCTTTAGATTCCAGGGTATTAGAAGTTGGAAACCCCAATTTACTTAAATAGTTTTAAGTTTGATCTCTTAAGTCCTAACTATGAACAAAAGTGGATTCTAACTAGTTCAGCTGGTAAAGAGCAGAGTGAATTCCAAGGAATTTGGTCGGCTACAAAGATAAGCTGCTAGGAATCCATGTGTCTCCTTGGCTTTGTAAGAGTTGAGCCACTTTCCCACATTTTTCAGAGACTGCCTTGTCAAGCTGTCACTTTGGCCTTTCGGTGCAAACTAGGAATCCCACCTTTACATGCTAATTCCTTTTTGAATCCCTTGCAAAAACTGAAACTGgctcaaaattcaaaactaatacTCCTACTACCACCGGGGAAAAACACAATAATTCTCTTGTGCCCTGGCAAATCATCATCTCCTTTGGTTGGGGTCTATATGGCTAATTAGGAAATAGGATTAATAAAGCCTTGGAGTTTCATTCTCTCTTAAGTAAAACTATTGACTTAAGACCCacaaaaattctctctctcaaatggaAAACACCTTTACTAGGTTAGGCTCCTCGATTTTGGTgagttaaaaacaaattttgatggGGCCATATCTAAAGATTTGAATGAAGAAGGCATTGGAGTGGTGGTTCAAAATTCTCAAAGAGAAATTATGGCGGCTTTGTCAGAGAGAGTCCCTATGCCATCTTTGATGATAATCCTGGAGACTCTTGCTGCAAGAAGAGTTGTCCATTTTATTCAAGAGATTGGTCATCACAGGTCTATCCTATAGGGTGATTCAGAGTCTTCTATCAATGCTCTTTGccataaaaatttgttatagtcTTATTTTATTCATCTTGTTAGAGACACTTTGTCTTCTATTAGCTTGTTACATAAATTCTCTCTCTCGTACACTTAGACAAAGCAACACTTTAGCTCATGCTTCAGCCAACAGAGCAAGACTTTCTTTCCCTTTATTGGTTTGGATCTTcatagttgttttgtttttgatttacatgttattaaataaaaagccatgatgttttgtttcttaaaatgggggaaaaaaaaagggttgtgCCAGGCGCATCActctgtgtttgttttggttgaGGTGATTTGAGAGGAATGAAAAATGGAGAGATGAAATAGAAAGAATTTTGGGTGAGAGagttgtttggttgggagaggAAAGACACCCAAACCCATCATTTCCTTGTCTCCACATATTTAGGAGAAAATGGGGGGCATAAATGAGAAATTACCCATTTgtccctcttctctctcaacattagggttttgttttgttttgttttgttatttatttatctttgcttataaaaatcataaatttcacTTATAACTTAAAATAACAACTTCTATCATTTTCTTGAGAATCAAACAGAGAAACTAAAGAAATTACAAatgataattgaatttttttttgaaacttgagggtttattctattatttttgaCAGTATAAGGTTTTAGTTTATtagttttcttaaattttaagatttaatttattacttttgccagctaaattttttttattaatttaagaatataatttttttaatcaccaaaaatataaaatataaaatataaaatataaaatgtaatttttctaaactttatGGAGTGAATTTtatgaggaaaaagaaaaaagaaaaaagaaaaaaaaagtgactagGGTTTGATACTTTTGATTTTTACTGGATTAATAAAGTCGGTAAATTGATATAATTAAGAATCTATGATTTAATTACCAAAAGAGTTCACGATTCTTCTGTCCGTCTACATATATAATAGGGCTACAAAAGTACTACAATTAATTTGCTTTTTTTATAGTCAAGGAAAGAAATTTTCTGTGATCACAATTTGAGatgttttcctttaaaaaagaTATTGATTAAAACCCATCAAGTCCATCACTCGATTTATACTCGAGAGTTGCAGAACCTTTGAGAACTCGGCGGTGACAAAGCTTTGATTGGAGAAAACCGATGGACGGTCGAAGTATGAActagttttcttttcttattattttttaattcttgtagtatttttcttcttttgatgtCAAATCTAGTAGCCGCAAAAAattctgtttattttaactataagaacttttttttaaaaaaatttacacaatactTTTTGTTGTCACTAACCTgcgttttttaatttatacaaTACTTTTCAAAACATCCACCACATTATATAcgttatattctttttttttagagagtttcaatttatggtaTCCGCTTTTAATAATAGCTATTTATCATTATAGTAAGACATCAATCGGTTTTTGTTGCAAGCAGAAATTGAATCttaaaacttatattataaattttttttgtctcctTTAGCATaagaacctacttttttttaatatgtacaataatttttttccttgtctATTTTGTCTACACAATTTTACATGGATGATTTTTGGCAATGTACCAAGCATTTGCATTGGCAGTgtgtctattttagcataagaatttatttttttattttattttagataaccattttcaaaaatatccaTAACATTATCTAATTTAcacaatatttcattaatatatatatagtttttttttatcaattttatattacTCTCTCAAattatctctctttttgtgtatataaataaaaaagtatcaAAAAACTAGAATTGCATGTGAATAATAACCGTTACTATAGGAAAAATGTAAATATacatgtttttatatatatatatatatatatatatatatatatatattttatcaattttatattacTCTCTCAAATTATCTCTCTTTTCGTGtatatgaataaaaaagtaTCAAAAAACTAGATTTGCATGTGAATAATAACCATTACTATAGTGAAAAATGTAAATATACATGTTTATAGAGATGGGTTGATCCGGGTAGTTTTTGGacttaaatatgtaatttgacacatttttctattatacacgcTGATGTGAGTGCTTGTGGCTATTATGCATTAACTTGTGCGAGCGATCagtatgtttctttttctttgtcaattttgtttcttccattgtaaatcttttataatatttatacgTAGGTAAGTGTAATACAACAGTTTTTCATGTGATGGACCGTATCTCTGAGTTGCCGGAAGTTGTTCTGCAATACATCCTGTCATTCCTCCCCATCAAACAAGTTGTTCAATCTACTGTCTTGTCCACCAGATGGAAACACATATGGACTACATTCCCAAATCTTGTGTTTGATGAAACTTACTTTGACACAACATTGTGGTGGTCtccaaaaaacaagaaaaatccGGAGGTCCAGAAAGCCACCATAGGCAGAGGCTACATATAAACAAGTTTCTACTTCATTGTAGAGCTCAGAAAAAATCGATATCTTTTGTTGAGACTGTTGACCGTTGGATTGGTTTTTTAGTTGATAGTGATGTCGAAGAGCTGAATCTTGAGTTTGGATATTTCGGCATAGATTATATATTGCCTCAGAGAGTTTTGGTTGCAAAATCGTTGACTGTGTTGATACTATACAAGTGTAAGTTGGAGTCAACTTGTGGTGATATATACCTACCCTCTTTGAAAAAACTCTCTTTATCTCATGTTGATGCAGATGATCAAATTTTTCAGAACTTAATTGCTGGGTGTCCTGTTATAGAATCCATGATGTTTAGAGAATGTAGAGGGCTTAAAAGTATAAAGGCGTCCAATGTTCCCAAAGTCATGGCGATTACATTAGAAGGCAATGCCCTTGAGAGTCTTGAGTTGGAAGCATTTAATCTTTATTATCTATCTATGCGTCAAGTGACGATAGGATCAGGGTTCAATCTACTTCATTGTAAAAATTTAAGACTATTAAGTTTATGTGTTGTTTACATTTCAAACGAGTGGCTCAATAACAATCTTCCTGGGCTTGCACTCCTCGAGAAATTGGAGCTAAAAATTTGCTTTGAGCTGAAAACAATAAAGATTTCAAATCATCATCTTAAATCATTGGATTTAGATAGATGCGCCTATCTGATTGAGGTCGAGATTGATGCTCCTAAATTATCTACATTCATATATTATGGAACTTATCAAGCATCTATTTCATCAAATGCTTTGGCTCTATCACAAGCTACCTACAATCTGAGATGTCTTAATGTTCCTGATCCTACGGATGTTGAGAAGATTGAATTCCTCTCAAAGCTGAGTAATTCTAAATTATTGGAACTTAGTGTTCAACGGGCTGAGGTATTTCtaaatcaattgatttttatttgcttACTGTTTTCTTTCGTTccattttctttattgtttttgtatatCAATTCTAATCTgttcttttgtttaattttcttgtGAAGAATGCAATTATTCCAAAAGAACTTAGAGAAACCCTACCATCACCATCATATAATGTTAAGCATTTAATGGTATCAATATCTAAGTCATTTACAAGAGATGAAATAGGTGAGCTTGTAGATAGCTTGCTTTGGATTTCTCCTCTTCCagacattttatcaatggaatgcagcaaaaattcaaaacctgATTTTGACCAAATATCTCTCAAGGTATCACATCTATTTCCTGTAACATAGAAACTTGCTCCTTATGTTTCGACTATTATCTCTTGTCAGTAACCTCGTATTGACAACATATCTCTCATGgtatacatttatttatttcctgcAATCTAAAAACTTGCACTTATGTTTTCATTGGTGACTGTTGATGGTGCTAAATAATGCTTTAGTTCTTCAAACAAAGTTATAATTGTAAAACAACACCATTCTTGTTATATGCTTTTGCTTCTCATGCTAGGCAAGCTACTTTTGATGTGGTGGAAATTCTTGTTATTCTTGTTGTTACTAGTTAGTAATGTAATAGTTAATATTTTTGGTGTAATCATCAGTTTGGAAGTCCTCATTGCCTAAATGCTCAtgatttttggtaaatttcatCTTTTTAACCCTCTCCCTTGAAAAACGAGCATTATAACGAAATCTATGTTCACTCCATGTCCCTTTTTTCCCCCCAAGAAAATTACTTTACTTGAATATTTTGGTCTGTATTCGCTTTATGGGCTTTTGAATTTAAATCAAGTAACCATGTGCTATGAGTGGGAGTTACTATAATTCACCATTACCTTGGTGAACCATGACAAGGATCCCCTGCTCCACACAAATACAATGCACACTTCcattccaaatttccaataCTCTAATATTGTTAATCTTagactttct contains:
- the LOC126727826 gene encoding F-box/FBD/LRR-repeat protein At3g26920-like produces the protein MDRISELPEVVLQYILSFLPIKQVVQSTVLSTRWKHIWTTFPNLVFDETYFDTTLWWSPKNKKNPEVQKATIVDSDVEELNLEFGYFGIDYILPQRVLVAKSLTVLILYKCKLESTCGDIYLPSLKKLSLSHVDADDQIFQNLIAGCPVIESMMFRECRGLKSIKASNVPKVMAITLEGNALESLELEAFNLYYLSMRQVTIGSGFNLLHCKNLRLLSLCVVYISNEWLNNNLPGLALLEKLELKICFELKTIKISNHHLKSLDLDRCAYLIEVEIDAPKLSTFIYYGTYQASISSNALALSQATYNLRCLNVPDPTDVEKIEFLSKLSNSKLLELSVQRAENAIIPKELRETLPSPSYNVKHLMVSISKSFTRDEIGELVDSLLWISPLPDILSMECSKNSKPDFDQISLKFFKQSYNCKTTPFLLYAFASHARQATFDVVEILVILVVTS